One region of Pygocentrus nattereri isolate fPygNat1 chromosome 14, fPygNat1.pri, whole genome shotgun sequence genomic DNA includes:
- the pvalb8 gene encoding parvalbumin 8, whose product MSLSSVLSVDAIESAIKDCQAPDSFNHKKFFQLCGLTKKSPQEVKTVFGILDNDGSGYIEEEELKFFLQRFSPAARVLTDKETKAFLSAADDDNDGKIGAEEFQAMVLS is encoded by the exons ATGTCGCTCTCATCTGTCCTTTCCGTTGATGCCATCGAGAGTGCTATCAAGGACTGCCAAG CACCAGATTCCTTTAATCACAAGAAGTTCTTCCAGCTGTGTGGTCTGACCAAGAAAAGTCCCCAAGAGGTGAAGACCGTTTTCGGCATTCTCGACAACGATGGCAGTGGCTACATTGAGGAGGAAGAGCTCAA ATTCTTCCTACAAAGGTTTTCACCTGCAGCCCGTGTGCTGACCGACAAAGAGACCAAGGCCTTCCTATCAGCTGCTGACGATGACAATGATGGCAAAATTGGAGCAGAGG AATTCCAGGCCATGGTTCTTTCCTGA